From the genome of Vibrio gangliei, one region includes:
- a CDS encoding AlkA N-terminal domain-containing protein, with translation MNKPSSPNVKCDLANELSYLHSLTCPDGFDYEFMLSFLAPRMIDGVENVINQKYLRSFYFPLSEPSNQFVKGYFSVQYQAPSHQLDIEIHCDDSQAIEPVLQRIAFMFDLDTDMTAIEQHLQHDEILQRGFIHQRVPRMPKAFDSFEFCIRAILGQQVSVKAATTLAKRIAHASALATPAHFPEGIDYYFPQCQDLSHLNFSGLGLTQSRIATLQLAIASLQSGEVSLSKAQNFEEFLAEWTHLKGVGPWTANYLAMRGLGIQDSFPDKDLGVLKALADKDGKYPSRKAVLEQAKAWQPYRAYATLCLWNGLGH, from the coding sequence GTGAATAAACCCTCTAGCCCCAACGTAAAATGCGATTTAGCGAATGAGCTGTCTTATCTGCACTCATTGACTTGCCCTGATGGGTTTGATTATGAATTTATGCTTAGCTTTTTAGCGCCTCGTATGATTGACGGGGTGGAAAATGTTATCAATCAGAAGTATCTGCGCAGCTTTTATTTTCCGTTATCAGAGCCATCAAATCAGTTCGTAAAAGGTTATTTTAGCGTTCAATATCAAGCGCCATCCCATCAGTTAGATATTGAAATTCATTGTGATGATAGCCAGGCGATAGAGCCAGTTCTCCAGCGGATTGCGTTTATGTTTGATCTTGATACCGACATGACGGCAATCGAACAGCATTTGCAGCATGACGAGATTTTACAGCGAGGATTCATTCACCAACGTGTTCCTCGCATGCCAAAAGCTTTTGACTCATTTGAGTTTTGTATTCGCGCTATATTAGGTCAGCAAGTTTCAGTGAAAGCCGCAACGACACTAGCGAAACGTATTGCGCATGCTTCTGCACTTGCAACGCCAGCACATTTTCCTGAAGGCATCGATTATTACTTTCCTCAATGCCAAGATTTATCTCACCTGAATTTTTCTGGCTTAGGGTTAACGCAATCTCGTATTGCCACTTTGCAACTGGCGATAGCGTCTTTGCAATCGGGTGAAGTGAGCCTATCTAAAGCACAGAATTTTGAAGAATTTCTTGCAGAGTGGACGCACTTAAAAGGTGTTGGGCCATGGACAGCAAATTATTTAGCGATGCGTGGTTTAGGCATTCAAGATAGCTTTCCAGATAAAGATCTTGGAGTGCTCAAAGCCTTAGCAGATAAAGACGGAAAGTACCCGTCACGCAAAGCAGTATTAGAGCAAGCAAAAGCATGGCAGCCATATCGTGCATACGCTACATTATGCTTATGGAATGGATTAGGACACTAG
- a CDS encoding CueP family metal-binding protein, translating into MTLFINKSNIITTTIATVLAVFALSAQASEADNFKGLTAEQALEKSHQYHGKGTASVQVMPNVLVAKFSDGSQVQIPTKDKHLLSIAPYENQTHPCGYHVPTGCQGEMVEKTMMIKVVDLDSKQVLKYGQVTTQKDGFIDLWMPKDRKHLQVTFTYQGKASTEVLSTVDDARTCITTMQLI; encoded by the coding sequence ATGACCTTATTTATCAATAAAAGCAACATTATCACGACCACTATCGCCACGGTTTTAGCCGTCTTTGCCCTTTCAGCTCAAGCTTCAGAAGCCGACAATTTCAAAGGTTTAACCGCTGAGCAAGCGTTAGAAAAGTCACATCAATACCACGGTAAAGGCACCGCCTCAGTACAAGTGATGCCGAATGTCTTAGTGGCAAAATTTAGTGATGGTAGCCAAGTGCAAATCCCAACCAAAGATAAACACCTACTTTCGATTGCCCCTTACGAAAACCAAACCCACCCTTGCGGCTACCACGTTCCAACCGGTTGCCAAGGTGAAATGGTAGAAAAAACCATGATGATCAAAGTGGTTGATTTGGACAGTAAACAAGTATTGAAATACGGCCAGGTAACCACACAAAAAGACGGCTTTATTGATTTATGGATGCCAAAAGATCGTAAACACTTACAAGTGACTTTCACCTACCAAGGTAAAGCCAGCACCGAAGTATTAAGCACCGTCGACGATGCAAGAACCTGCATTACAACGATGCAGTTGATTTAA
- a CDS encoding methylated-DNA--[protein]-cysteine S-methyltransferase gives MKTQTYYYQTFTTEACDVTLVGSDLGLHILHLETGAGKKDGFTVQPDWVEDNSRFNDIKLQVQEYFAGQRVDFNFETPLAPQGTEFQQSVWHALNQIRSGSTCRYMDIATQINKPKAVRAVGAAIGRNPIPVIIPCHRVVGANGSLTGFAHGLDMKKTLLNLEGATYRG, from the coding sequence ATGAAAACTCAAACTTATTATTATCAAACTTTTACCACTGAAGCATGCGATGTCACCTTGGTCGGCAGTGATCTAGGGCTGCATATTTTGCATTTAGAAACCGGTGCTGGCAAAAAAGATGGCTTTACCGTTCAGCCAGACTGGGTGGAAGACAATAGCCGTTTTAATGACATCAAACTACAAGTTCAAGAATACTTTGCCGGTCAACGTGTCGATTTTAACTTTGAGACTCCCCTTGCTCCTCAAGGCACTGAATTTCAACAAAGTGTTTGGCATGCGCTCAATCAAATTCGTTCAGGCAGTACTTGTCGTTATATGGATATTGCGACTCAAATCAATAAACCCAAAGCGGTACGTGCTGTCGGTGCTGCCATTGGGCGCAACCCGATTCCTGTGATTATCCCATGTCATCGAGTGGTGGGTGCCAATGGCAGTTTGACCGGTTTTGCTCATGGATTAGATATGAAAAAAACCTTGCTGAATTTGGAAGGCGCAACTTATCGAGGTTAA
- a CDS encoding DUF6279 family lipoprotein, with protein MLKRWFALITLLLLTGCSTQFFYNRLDWFAAQYVDRYVSLNDSQQAMLKQSVWKVRQWHRTQQIPLYIENIDTLLEVKPSEVTPAKISEQFFIIRDFSNQVAQQVIPELYPLFMSLEPKQADELFDNLGEEYQEELVEYQNLSQQERWEKSAKRMQEALESWIGDLSQQQKDMVTKWSMQRPPMREDWIKQKQINKSELQVLYLQRNDSDAFKQRFLSSLQNPEALYTNEFADKVDRNRQITFEMLSQAIQNMSDKQLEHYHEKLRDWRDILQDLNRQG; from the coding sequence ATGTTAAAACGTTGGTTTGCTCTAATCACCTTGCTGCTGTTAACGGGTTGCTCAACTCAGTTTTTCTATAATCGGCTAGATTGGTTTGCAGCGCAATACGTTGACCGCTATGTCAGCTTAAACGATAGCCAGCAAGCCATGCTGAAACAATCGGTGTGGAAGGTACGCCAGTGGCATCGTACGCAACAAATTCCCCTTTATATTGAAAATATCGACACACTTTTGGAAGTAAAACCGAGTGAGGTCACGCCCGCTAAAATCAGCGAGCAATTCTTTATTATTCGAGATTTTTCCAACCAAGTGGCTCAGCAAGTCATTCCTGAATTATACCCACTGTTTATGAGTTTAGAGCCAAAGCAAGCTGACGAGCTGTTTGATAATTTAGGGGAAGAATACCAAGAAGAATTGGTCGAGTATCAAAACCTGAGTCAGCAAGAACGTTGGGAAAAATCCGCAAAACGCATGCAAGAAGCGCTGGAAAGCTGGATAGGCGATTTATCGCAACAACAAAAAGACATGGTTACCAAATGGAGCATGCAGCGCCCACCGATGCGTGAAGATTGGATCAAACAGAAACAAATTAATAAATCGGAGTTGCAAGTGTTGTACTTACAACGCAATGATTCCGACGCCTTTAAGCAACGCTTCCTTTCTAGCCTACAGAATCCTGAAGCCCTATACACCAATGAGTTTGCCGACAAAGTGGATAGAAATCGGCAAATCACGTTTGAAATGTTAAGCCAAGCTATTCAAAACATGTCGGATAAACAGCTTGAACATTATCACGAAAAATTACGCGACTGGCGCGATATCTTGCAGGATTTGAATCGTCAGGGCTGA
- the cpdB gene encoding 2',3'-cyclic-nucleotide 2'-phosphodiesterase — protein MNIVRHTRSLSLLSLSVFAGVIGLSNPALADTINLRIIETTDIHANVMDYDYYKDKPSDKIGLVRAATVVKEARSEVENSVLVDNGDLIQGSPMGDYMASKGLTPGEVHPAYKAMNLLQYDVGNLGNHEFNYGLDYLAEATNDAKFPYVNANIIDAKSGKNYFNPYIIKPYQFKDTDGKTHEIKVGYIGFVPPQIMVWDKKNLTGKVQVNDIKQTAEAFIPKMRAEGADVIVAIPHSGISTEKYQQGAENSVYYLTKVKGIDAITFGHSHAVFPSKEFANVDGANIAKGTINGIPSVMPGRWGSHVGVIDLQLKEKGGKWVVSDGKAVARPIYDANEQKSLAVEDKDIKQAIEHDHDATRKFVNQPIGQANDVMYSFLSLVQDDPTVQIVNLAQKDYVERFIQGDPSLDGMPVLSAAAPFKAGGRKNDPGNYTEVESGKLTFRNAADLYLYPNTLVVMKATGAEVQEWLECSAGQFNQIDPNSDKVQSLINWDGFRTYNFDVIDGVNYQIDVTQPARYDGECQLINKDSHRIVGLTYQGKPIDPKQEFLVATNNYRAYGGKFAGTGSEHVAFDSPDENRTVVADYISRVSHEKGEVTPSADNNWSFAPIKTDADLKVQFETSPSDLAADFIKNKAQYPMKKVGTDDVGFAVYQIDLKK, from the coding sequence ATGAATATTGTGCGCCACACGCGATCGTTATCGCTGTTATCTCTTTCTGTCTTTGCTGGTGTGATCGGCCTGTCGAATCCTGCTTTGGCCGACACCATTAATCTACGTATTATCGAAACCACGGATATTCACGCTAACGTGATGGATTACGATTACTACAAAGATAAACCCAGCGACAAAATTGGCTTAGTTCGTGCTGCTACCGTGGTCAAAGAAGCGAGAAGTGAAGTCGAAAACAGTGTGCTGGTGGACAATGGCGATTTAATTCAAGGCAGCCCAATGGGTGACTACATGGCCTCAAAAGGTTTGACACCGGGTGAAGTGCACCCTGCCTATAAAGCCATGAATCTGCTGCAATACGATGTTGGTAACCTAGGCAATCATGAATTTAACTATGGTCTGGATTATTTAGCCGAAGCGACTAACGATGCAAAATTCCCTTATGTGAATGCCAACATTATTGATGCTAAATCCGGTAAGAATTACTTCAACCCTTACATCATCAAGCCTTATCAGTTCAAAGACACCGATGGCAAAACCCATGAAATCAAAGTGGGTTACATCGGGTTTGTGCCCCCTCAAATCATGGTGTGGGATAAAAAGAACCTGACCGGCAAAGTGCAAGTTAATGACATTAAACAAACCGCTGAAGCCTTTATTCCTAAAATGCGTGCGGAAGGGGCTGATGTGATTGTGGCGATCCCACATTCGGGTATCTCAACTGAGAAATATCAGCAAGGCGCAGAAAATTCAGTGTACTACTTAACGAAAGTTAAAGGCATTGATGCGATTACCTTTGGTCACTCTCACGCGGTTTTCCCAAGTAAAGAGTTTGCCAATGTTGACGGTGCGAATATTGCGAAAGGAACCATCAATGGGATTCCGTCTGTGATGCCGGGCCGTTGGGGCAGCCATGTTGGTGTGATTGACCTGCAATTAAAAGAGAAAGGTGGCAAGTGGGTGGTGTCTGATGGCAAAGCGGTGGCGCGTCCTATTTACGATGCTAACGAGCAAAAATCATTGGCAGTAGAAGATAAAGACATTAAGCAAGCTATTGAGCATGACCACGATGCGACTCGTAAATTTGTGAATCAGCCAATCGGGCAAGCCAATGATGTGATGTATAGCTTCTTATCGCTCGTGCAAGACGATCCAACCGTACAAATCGTCAACTTAGCACAAAAAGATTATGTTGAGCGTTTTATCCAAGGCGATCCTAGCCTAGATGGTATGCCGGTGCTTTCCGCTGCTGCGCCGTTTAAAGCAGGTGGCCGTAAAAATGATCCGGGTAACTATACCGAAGTGGAATCTGGCAAGTTAACTTTCCGTAACGCAGCCGACCTGTATCTTTACCCAAATACCTTAGTGGTGATGAAAGCGACTGGGGCAGAAGTGCAAGAATGGTTGGAGTGTTCGGCAGGCCAGTTTAATCAAATCGATCCAAACAGCGATAAAGTGCAGTCATTGATCAATTGGGACGGATTCCGTACCTATAATTTTGATGTGATAGATGGCGTGAATTACCAAATTGATGTCACTCAGCCAGCTCGCTACGATGGTGAATGTCAGCTTATTAATAAAGATTCTCACCGTATTGTTGGGCTCACTTATCAAGGCAAGCCAATTGATCCTAAGCAGGAGTTCTTAGTTGCAACCAATAATTACCGTGCTTATGGCGGTAAATTTGCAGGTACTGGCTCTGAGCATGTGGCGTTTGATTCACCGGATGAAAACCGCACCGTAGTCGCTGATTACATTAGCCGCGTGAGCCATGAAAAAGGCGAGGTCACACCAAGCGCTGATAACAACTGGTCATTTGCACCAATTAAAACAGATGCAGACTTGAAAGTGCAGTTTGAAACCTCACCAAGTGATCTAGCGGCAGATTTCATCAAAAACAAAGCGCAATACCCGATGAAGAAAGTCGGCACCGATGATGTTGGTTTCGCGGTGTATCAGATTGATTTGAAAAAATAA
- a CDS encoding YaeQ family protein, with the protein MALKPTIYKFRIALTDMNRDYYDSFNLTIAQHPSENQERMMARVLAFCLNASADLQFTKGLSSIEEPDIWLKSLDDQIQMWIEVGEPDSDRIKKATRMAKQVQVYSFNTKSDVWWLQNQAKFAQLNASISRFDHQGIQAMTQMVARTLDLGVMLSGNTAYISSDDKQCEVNWETLQES; encoded by the coding sequence ATGGCTTTAAAACCCACTATTTATAAGTTTCGTATCGCGCTGACGGATATGAATCGTGATTATTATGATTCATTCAATCTCACCATTGCTCAGCATCCTTCTGAAAATCAAGAACGTATGATGGCGCGCGTGCTGGCGTTTTGCCTTAATGCCTCAGCAGACTTGCAATTCACCAAAGGACTTTCAAGTATTGAAGAGCCCGATATTTGGCTTAAGTCACTGGATGACCAAATTCAAATGTGGATTGAAGTTGGCGAACCGGATTCTGATCGCATCAAGAAAGCGACACGTATGGCGAAGCAGGTTCAAGTATACAGCTTTAACACTAAATCCGATGTATGGTGGCTACAAAACCAAGCAAAATTTGCTCAACTCAACGCCTCGATTAGCCGTTTTGATCACCAAGGTATCCAAGCAATGACTCAAATGGTGGCGCGCACTCTCGATTTAGGCGTGATGCTGTCTGGCAATACTGCGTATATTTCGTCGGACGATAAACAGTGTGAAGTGAACTG
- a CDS encoding M14 family metallopeptidase, translated as MSFTHAFPIGTPGQIWGTTEKRQWLEQTRVKRSYFEEVVPKIEALKAKFDVTQYGELHYDNNPVGESRYPLFVLKTLNWQADKPTVLITGGVHGYETSGVHGALLFAQTKAQDYEAEFNFLIAPCISPWGYETINRWNPEALDPNRNFVANSPAQESAAIMKMVADSGLSILAHFDLHETTDTDELEFRPALAARDGIEYIKGSIPDGFYTVGDTDKDDDALQKAIIDSVRQVTHIAPADENNQIIGSDVTQEGVINYPLVDLGLCAGFTDCQYCTTTEVYPDSPKVTDDECNRAQVAAIVGGLDYIRSL; from the coding sequence ATGTCTTTCACTCATGCATTTCCGATCGGTACTCCCGGTCAAATTTGGGGCACAACAGAAAAACGCCAATGGCTAGAACAAACACGCGTTAAGCGTTCTTACTTTGAAGAAGTCGTGCCGAAAATTGAAGCGCTCAAAGCAAAGTTTGATGTCACTCAATATGGCGAGTTGCACTATGACAATAACCCAGTAGGTGAAAGCCGTTACCCTCTGTTTGTATTGAAAACGCTAAACTGGCAAGCCGATAAGCCAACGGTATTGATCACAGGGGGTGTACACGGTTATGAAACCAGTGGCGTGCATGGCGCTTTATTGTTTGCTCAAACTAAAGCCCAGGATTATGAAGCCGAATTTAACTTCTTGATTGCACCGTGCATCAGCCCTTGGGGTTACGAAACCATCAATCGCTGGAATCCAGAAGCGCTCGATCCCAACCGCAATTTTGTCGCGAATAGCCCAGCGCAAGAATCCGCCGCGATAATGAAAATGGTGGCAGATTCTGGCCTATCGATTTTAGCGCACTTTGATTTACACGAAACTACAGATACCGATGAATTAGAATTCCGCCCTGCGCTGGCCGCGCGTGATGGAATTGAATACATCAAAGGCAGTATTCCAGACGGTTTTTACACCGTGGGTGATACTGACAAAGACGATGATGCCTTACAAAAAGCCATTATTGATTCTGTTCGACAAGTAACCCACATTGCCCCAGCCGATGAAAATAACCAGATCATTGGATCGGATGTGACTCAAGAAGGCGTGATTAATTACCCACTTGTCGATTTAGGGCTATGCGCGGGCTTTACCGATTGCCAATATTGCACCACAACGGAGGTCTACCCAGACAGCCCGAAAGTAACTGACGATGAATGTAACCGCGCTCAAGTGGCGGCGATTGTGGGCGGGCTCGATTATATTCGATCGTTATAA
- a CDS encoding DUF2301 domain-containing membrane protein produces MADIHHQEKLDRIDYATVIAYRSCFVISAIAVACVGFGAASIGIPLLIISALIAAACVHIYDKTIRWFLQASALFAVCLLTAQVFIPLAVGASVAVWCGLSIKEYYCFRIRLIRITPLVLIVFWVCFALPIWQPFFYLVTGLSALLLLTIGIAKFRQPCHFDIGDKSKFQV; encoded by the coding sequence ATGGCTGATATTCATCATCAAGAAAAACTCGACCGCATTGACTACGCCACCGTCATTGCCTATCGCAGTTGCTTTGTCATATCAGCCATTGCGGTTGCTTGTGTTGGCTTTGGCGCGGCAAGCATCGGTATTCCGCTCTTGATTATTAGCGCTCTGATTGCTGCCGCTTGTGTGCATATTTATGACAAAACCATACGCTGGTTTCTTCAAGCCAGCGCTTTATTTGCGGTTTGTCTTCTTACTGCTCAGGTTTTTATTCCACTCGCCGTTGGCGCAAGTGTCGCGGTATGGTGCGGGCTATCAATAAAAGAATATTATTGCTTTCGTATTCGCCTCATTCGCATAACCCCCTTAGTTCTTATCGTATTTTGGGTGTGTTTTGCGCTCCCTATTTGGCAGCCATTTTTCTATCTCGTTACCGGGTTATCTGCCCTGCTATTGCTGACCATTGGCATTGCGAAGTTTCGTCAACCTTGTCATTTTGATATTGGTGATAAGAGTAAATTTCAGGTTTAA
- a CDS encoding MAPEG family protein → MLYPMAAMVLLVFIVGCVTLKVRINSIKNKQISVKYFQLMQGENLPDMIVKTNRHLANLFEIPVLFYVVCTLYVSLHIDSQFGLIVAWLFVLFRYLHSYIHLGTNNVRHRALAFWGSFLCVLALWINLLIVAG, encoded by the coding sequence ATGCTCTACCCAATGGCTGCTATGGTGCTGCTCGTATTTATCGTAGGTTGTGTGACTCTCAAAGTGCGAATCAACAGTATCAAAAACAAACAAATCAGCGTGAAGTATTTTCAGTTGATGCAAGGTGAAAACCTGCCAGATATGATCGTGAAAACTAACCGACATTTAGCCAACTTGTTTGAGATTCCGGTTCTGTTTTATGTGGTGTGTACTTTATATGTCAGCCTGCATATTGATAGCCAATTTGGACTGATAGTGGCTTGGTTATTCGTTCTATTTCGTTATTTGCACAGTTACATTCATTTGGGTACGAATAATGTAAGACACCGCGCCTTGGCCTTTTGGGGTTCGTTCTTATGTGTACTCGCACTGTGGATCAATTTATTGATCGTGGCGGGATAA
- the galE gene encoding UDP-glucose 4-epimerase GalE: MKVLVTGGLGYIGSHTCVQLIENGHQPIVLDNLSNSKQQVLKRIENLTQVKPKFYQGDVRDEVFLDAIFAENDIQAVIHFAGLKAVGESVEKPLEYYDNNVNGSLVLARSMRKAGVKNLIFSSSATVYGDPEQVPITESSPTGATTNPYGRSKYIVEECLSDLFVAEDDWSIALLRYFNPVGAHPSGTMGEDPQGIPNNLMPFIAQVAVGRREKLAVFGDDYPTPDGTGVRDYIHVMDLADGHLAALNKLSDKAGLHIYNLGTGKGSSVLDMVNAFSAVCGHDVAYEIQPRRPGDIAECWASTAKAEQDLGWKAIRDVAEMSADTWRWQSKNPTGYQD; the protein is encoded by the coding sequence ATGAAAGTATTAGTGACGGGTGGTTTAGGTTATATCGGCAGCCATACTTGCGTGCAGTTGATCGAAAACGGTCATCAGCCCATTGTGTTGGACAATTTATCTAACAGTAAGCAACAAGTGCTGAAACGTATTGAAAATTTAACGCAAGTAAAGCCTAAGTTTTATCAAGGTGATGTGCGTGATGAAGTGTTTCTTGATGCGATATTTGCTGAAAACGATATTCAAGCAGTGATCCATTTTGCTGGCTTGAAAGCGGTAGGTGAGTCGGTAGAAAAACCTTTGGAATACTACGATAACAACGTCAACGGTTCTTTAGTCTTGGCTCGCAGTATGCGCAAAGCGGGTGTGAAGAACCTCATCTTTAGCTCTTCTGCCACCGTGTATGGCGATCCTGAGCAAGTGCCCATTACCGAAAGCTCACCAACGGGCGCGACCACCAACCCTTACGGTCGCAGCAAATATATCGTTGAAGAATGTTTGAGTGATTTATTTGTTGCTGAAGACGATTGGAGCATTGCTTTACTGCGTTATTTCAATCCAGTTGGCGCGCACCCGTCAGGCACCATGGGGGAAGACCCGCAAGGCATTCCTAATAACCTTATGCCGTTTATCGCTCAAGTCGCGGTTGGTCGCCGAGAAAAATTGGCCGTCTTTGGGGATGATTATCCAACGCCAGATGGTACGGGCGTACGTGATTATATTCATGTCATGGATCTGGCGGATGGTCATTTAGCCGCGTTGAATAAACTCAGCGATAAAGCTGGTTTGCACATTTATAACCTCGGCACAGGCAAGGGCAGCAGTGTCCTCGATATGGTGAATGCCTTTTCGGCCGTGTGTGGACACGATGTGGCTTATGAGATTCAACCGCGTCGTCCGGGTGATATTGCCGAGTGTTGGGCAAGCACCGCCAAAGCAGAACAAGATCTAGGTTGGAAAGCGATACGTGATGTCGCCGAAATGAGCGCGGATACCTGGCGATGGCAATCAAAGAATCCAACGGGTTATCAAGATTAA